A window of Bradyrhizobium sp. AZCC 1610 contains these coding sequences:
- a CDS encoding TonB-dependent siderophore receptor, producing MLRIAASATASVLVLWPQAPFAQSSSQPGAQSLPPVVVGAPEARRRAASPERRQARRATQTAQSNKPPTQRESTTVVENPRGAVQGYVAGRSMAGTKTNTPIMETPQSLSVIGSEQIRDQKPGKFDEILRYTPGVLAGTFGADNRNDWFLIRGFKSEDVGLFLDGLQLFYTSYASWKLQPFNLARVEVLRGPSAVLYGGSSPSGIVNAVSKTPPAEPIRYLETGVNNFGNAYLGFDFGGPVATAPENGKLFYRVVGQIQNGGTQVDFTPNNNYFIAPSLTWKPDADTTFTVLASASKYETRSLNFLPYVGTVTAAPWGRIPTSLFASDPSVDTFKREQEMLGYQFERNLSDDVTFRQNARFAHVDVTLSTLYGLGYVNGDPATASLARGNFLTHGIANQGNLDSQLEYRFNTGILRHTALFGLDLKHYSIGDWQGFGAATPLNLLNPVYTPTARFNGTPYQDATLTQKQAGIYLQDQIKLGRFTLVLSGRNDWVATTNDNHIGLGQSREDSQFSGRAGLIYNFDFGLAPYISYATSYNPVIGLNSAQQLLLPETGKQTEIGLKFQPNGFNGHFGIALFDLKRQNVLTTDPNSVPPNQQMQNGEWTSRGIELEAVANPMPGLKLIGAFTSYDLFVSKDLDPALIGKVPTATPRTLTSGWVDYTFQSGPLTGFGLGGGVRYIGGSFADNLNTKPVPSVVLGDAAIHYEWQNWRAALNVINVADTIYVANCSSANACFYGDRRRATASLSYKW from the coding sequence TTGTTGCGGATCGCCGCGTCGGCGACGGCGTCCGTATTGGTATTGTGGCCGCAGGCGCCGTTCGCGCAATCTTCGTCGCAACCCGGCGCACAGTCGCTGCCTCCCGTCGTCGTCGGAGCCCCGGAGGCCCGCCGCCGCGCGGCGTCGCCGGAGCGGCGCCAAGCGCGGCGTGCAACGCAGACGGCGCAATCGAATAAGCCGCCAACACAACGCGAGAGCACTACCGTCGTCGAGAATCCGCGCGGCGCGGTCCAGGGTTACGTCGCCGGCCGCTCGATGGCGGGCACCAAGACCAATACCCCCATCATGGAGACGCCGCAGTCGCTGTCGGTGATCGGCAGCGAACAGATTCGCGACCAGAAACCGGGCAAGTTCGACGAGATCCTGCGCTACACGCCGGGCGTTCTCGCCGGAACGTTCGGTGCCGACAACCGCAACGACTGGTTCCTGATCCGCGGATTCAAGTCGGAGGACGTCGGCCTGTTCCTCGATGGATTACAGCTCTTCTACACATCTTATGCGAGCTGGAAGCTGCAGCCGTTCAATCTCGCCCGCGTCGAGGTACTGCGCGGTCCCTCCGCCGTGCTGTATGGCGGCTCCAGCCCCAGCGGCATCGTGAACGCGGTCAGCAAGACGCCTCCGGCGGAGCCGATCCGCTATCTCGAGACCGGCGTCAATAATTTCGGCAATGCTTATCTGGGGTTTGATTTCGGCGGCCCGGTCGCAACCGCGCCCGAAAACGGCAAGCTGTTCTACCGTGTGGTCGGCCAGATCCAGAACGGCGGCACCCAGGTCGATTTCACGCCCAACAATAACTACTTCATCGCGCCGTCGCTGACCTGGAAGCCCGACGCCGATACCACCTTCACCGTGCTGGCGTCCGCCTCGAAGTACGAGACCCGCAGCCTCAACTTCCTGCCCTATGTCGGTACTGTCACCGCCGCGCCATGGGGTCGGATTCCGACCAGCCTGTTCGCCAGCGATCCCAGCGTCGATACGTTCAAGCGCGAGCAGGAAATGCTCGGTTACCAGTTCGAGCGCAATCTCTCTGACGACGTGACCTTCCGCCAGAACGCCCGTTTCGCCCATGTCGACGTCACCCTCTCGACGTTGTATGGTCTCGGTTATGTCAACGGGGACCCCGCTACAGCGTCTCTGGCGCGCGGCAATTTCCTCACCCACGGCATCGCCAATCAAGGCAACCTCGACAGTCAACTCGAATACCGCTTCAACACCGGCATTCTCCGGCACACTGCGCTGTTCGGTCTCGACCTCAAGCATTACAGCATCGGCGACTGGCAGGGATTCGGCGCCGCCACGCCGCTGAATCTGTTGAATCCGGTGTATACGCCCACAGCGCGATTCAACGGTACACCGTACCAGGACGCAACGCTGACGCAGAAACAGGCCGGCATCTATCTGCAGGATCAGATCAAGCTCGGCCGCTTTACCCTGGTGCTGAGCGGCCGCAACGACTGGGTTGCAACCACGAACGACAATCACATCGGGCTTGGACAGAGCCGCGAAGACAGCCAATTCAGTGGCCGCGCTGGACTGATCTATAATTTCGATTTCGGCCTTGCGCCCTACATCTCTTACGCCACCAGTTACAATCCGGTCATTGGCCTCAATTCAGCGCAGCAACTGCTGTTGCCGGAGACGGGTAAGCAGACCGAGATCGGATTGAAGTTTCAGCCCAATGGCTTCAACGGTCATTTCGGAATCGCGCTGTTCGATTTGAAGCGTCAGAATGTACTCACGACCGATCCAAATAGTGTGCCTCCGAATCAACAAATGCAGAACGGCGAGTGGACCTCACGCGGTATTGAGCTGGAGGCCGTCGCCAATCCGATGCCCGGACTCAAGCTGATCGGCGCGTTCACGAGCTACGATTTGTTCGTCAGCAAGGATCTGGATCCGGCGCTGATTGGCAAAGTCCCGACCGCTACGCCCCGGACACTCACCTCGGGCTGGGTCGACTACACTTTCCAGAGCGGTCCATTGACTGGATTCGGCTTGGGCGGGGGCGTGCGCTATATCGGCGGCTCCTTTGCCGACAATCTCAACACGAAGCCCGTTCCCTCCGTTGTGCTCGGCGATGCCGCCATCCACTACGAATGGCAGAACTGGCGCGCGGCGCTCAACGTCATCAACGTCGCCGACACGATCTATGTGGCGAACTGTTCGTCGGCGAACGCCTGCTTCTATGGCGATCGGCGCCGGGCGACGGCGAGCCTGTCGTACAAATGGTAG
- a CDS encoding nitroreductase, whose amino-acid sequence MDFETLVQTRKSVRGFTKEPISRAVIEDIIEVAKRAPSSMNTQPWHIHVLTGEPLEEVRRRNMEEMIAGAKPKRDIVSHGEYQGVHRGRQVDIAKKLFAVMGIARDDKPMRQDWVLRGFRQFDAPVSLVLTYDKILDPGAVCHFDLGALCYGIVLAAWDRGLGSVINGQGIMRSDIVREVGHIPEDEVIMTCVAMGYPDDSFPANAVRSDREPNGDFVRFVGFSD is encoded by the coding sequence ATGGATTTCGAGACGCTGGTTCAGACCCGCAAGAGCGTGCGCGGTTTTACCAAGGAGCCGATTTCCCGCGCCGTCATCGAGGACATCATCGAGGTCGCCAAGCGCGCGCCGTCGTCGATGAACACCCAGCCCTGGCATATCCACGTCCTGACCGGCGAGCCGCTGGAAGAGGTGCGCCGTCGCAACATGGAGGAGATGATCGCGGGCGCCAAGCCGAAGCGCGACATCGTCAGCCATGGCGAATACCAGGGGGTGCACCGCGGCCGGCAGGTCGATATCGCGAAAAAACTGTTCGCCGTGATGGGGATCGCGCGCGATGACAAGCCGATGCGGCAGGACTGGGTGCTACGCGGCTTCCGGCAATTCGACGCGCCGGTCTCGCTGGTCCTGACCTATGACAAAATTCTCGATCCCGGCGCGGTGTGCCACTTCGATCTGGGCGCGCTCTGCTATGGCATCGTGCTCGCCGCCTGGGACCGCGGGCTTGGCAGTGTCATCAACGGGCAGGGCATCATGCGCTCGGACATCGTGCGCGAGGTCGGCCATATCCCCGAGGACGAGGTCATCATGACCTGCGTCGCCATGGGCTATCCCGACGACAGCTTTCCCGCCAATGCGGTGCGGTCGGACCGTGAGCCGAATGGCGATTTCGTCCGCTTTGTCGGGTTCTCCGACTGA
- a CDS encoding ABC-F family ATP-binding cassette domain-containing protein: MIRLDNVSKQVGHQILFIEASAALQKGEKIGLVGPNGAGKTTLFRMISGQEPPDEGQVSLDRGITIGYFSQDVGEMSGRSAVAEVMDGAGPVSVVAGELKSLETAMADPDQADEMEDIIARYGEVQHRFEELDGYALDGRAREALSGLGFSQEMMEGDVGALSGGWKMRVALARILLMRPDVMLLDEPSNHLDLESLIWLEQFLKGYEGALLMTSHDREFINRIINKVVEIDGGTLTTYSGDYEFYEQQRALNEKQQQAQFERQQAMLAKEIKFIERFKARASHAAQVQSRVKKLDKIERVEPPKRRQTVAFEFLPAPRSGEDVVSLKNVHKGYGSRTIYQGLDFMIRRKERWCVMGVNGAGKSTLLKLVAGSTEPDDGTVAVGGSVKMGYFAQHAMDLLDGERTVFQSLEDSFPQAGQGSLRALAGCFGFSGDDVEKKCRVLSGGEKARLVMAKMLYDPPNFLVLDEPTNHLDLATKEMLINALSEFEGTMLFVSHDRHFLAALSNRLLELTPEGIHQFGGGYTEYVARTGQEAPGLRS; the protein is encoded by the coding sequence ATGATCCGTCTCGATAACGTCAGCAAGCAAGTCGGCCACCAGATCCTCTTCATCGAAGCCTCCGCGGCCCTTCAGAAGGGCGAGAAGATCGGCTTGGTCGGCCCGAACGGGGCCGGCAAGACCACGCTTTTCCGGATGATTTCAGGCCAGGAACCTCCCGACGAGGGCCAGGTCTCCCTCGATCGGGGCATTACCATTGGGTATTTCAGCCAGGACGTCGGCGAAATGTCGGGCCGCAGCGCGGTGGCGGAAGTCATGGACGGCGCCGGTCCCGTCAGCGTCGTGGCGGGCGAGCTGAAATCGCTCGAAACCGCGATGGCCGATCCGGACCAGGCCGACGAGATGGAAGACATCATCGCGCGCTATGGCGAGGTGCAGCACCGCTTCGAGGAACTCGACGGCTATGCCCTCGATGGCCGGGCGCGTGAGGCGCTGTCGGGCCTCGGTTTCAGCCAGGAGATGATGGAGGGCGACGTCGGCGCGCTGTCGGGCGGCTGGAAGATGCGGGTGGCGCTGGCGCGCATTCTCCTGATGCGGCCCGACGTGATGCTGCTGGACGAGCCGAGCAACCATCTCGACCTGGAAAGTCTGATTTGGCTGGAGCAATTTCTGAAGGGATACGAAGGCGCGCTGTTGATGACCTCGCATGACCGCGAGTTCATCAACCGTATCATCAACAAGGTCGTCGAGATCGACGGCGGCACGCTGACGACCTATTCCGGCGATTATGAATTCTACGAGCAGCAGCGCGCGCTGAACGAAAAGCAGCAGCAGGCCCAGTTCGAGCGGCAGCAGGCGATGCTGGCCAAGGAAATCAAGTTCATCGAACGCTTCAAGGCGCGCGCCTCGCATGCCGCCCAGGTGCAGAGCCGGGTCAAGAAGCTCGACAAGATCGAGCGCGTCGAGCCACCGAAGCGCCGCCAGACGGTCGCGTTCGAATTCCTGCCGGCGCCGCGCTCGGGCGAGGACGTCGTCAGCCTGAAGAACGTCCACAAGGGCTATGGCAGCCGCACCATCTATCAGGGGCTCGATTTCATGATCCGCCGCAAGGAGCGGTGGTGCGTGATGGGCGTCAATGGCGCGGGCAAGTCGACGCTATTGAAGCTGGTGGCAGGATCGACCGAGCCCGACGACGGCACAGTTGCCGTCGGCGGCAGCGTCAAGATGGGCTACTTCGCCCAGCATGCCATGGATCTGCTCGATGGCGAGCGCACGGTGTTCCAGTCGCTGGAAGATTCCTTCCCGCAGGCAGGCCAAGGCTCGCTGCGCGCGCTGGCGGGGTGCTTTGGTTTTTCCGGCGACGATGTCGAAAAGAAATGCCGGGTGCTCTCGGGCGGCGAGAAGGCACGGCTCGTCATGGCAAAAATGCTCTACGACCCGCCGAATTTCCTGGTGCTGGACGAGCCGACCAACCATCTGGACCTCGCGACCAAGGAAATGCTGATCAACGCGCTCTCCGAGTTCGAGGGCACCATGCTGTTCGTCTCCCACGACCGGCATTTTCTGGCCGCGCTCTCCAATCGCTTGCTCGAGTTGACGCCGGAGGGCATCCACCAATTTGGCGGCGGCTACACCGAATATGTCGCGCGCACCGGACAGGAAGCGCCGGGGTTACGGAGTTAG
- a CDS encoding GrlR family regulatory protein: MLNGLYKVEYGVNDAFGRSIMCMHNGKLLGGNSAFAHLGTYQESGEEIVGEVITQRHNDDPYYKPLMDTDVAVISVRGKLQGDKIRFEGSAAPRPGALFWAELTRLDDEGLPPVGTVGQGGIVNGLYSLHLRALDGIDAGLSGVMLLLDGRILGGDAFFYYLGAYSSADGRWKGEILNQEHTPAKGENPVFGGHEVGIGFAGTCDEAGAELEAIALAGKRSLRLAATLKLMRPA, translated from the coding sequence TTGCTGAATGGGCTCTACAAGGTCGAGTATGGCGTGAACGACGCGTTCGGCCGCAGCATCATGTGCATGCACAATGGCAAGCTGCTGGGCGGTAATTCGGCCTTTGCCCATCTCGGCACCTATCAGGAGAGCGGCGAAGAGATTGTCGGCGAGGTCATCACCCAGCGCCACAATGACGATCCCTACTACAAGCCGCTGATGGACACCGACGTCGCCGTCATCAGCGTGCGAGGCAAGCTGCAAGGCGACAAGATTCGTTTTGAAGGCAGCGCCGCGCCGCGGCCCGGCGCTCTGTTCTGGGCCGAGCTGACGCGGCTCGACGACGAGGGATTGCCGCCGGTCGGCACCGTCGGGCAGGGCGGCATCGTCAACGGGCTCTATTCCCTCCATCTCCGCGCGCTTGACGGTATCGACGCGGGTCTATCGGGCGTCATGCTGCTATTGGACGGCCGCATCCTCGGCGGTGACGCCTTCTTCTATTACCTCGGCGCCTATTCCTCGGCTGACGGCCGCTGGAAGGGCGAGATCCTCAACCAGGAGCACACGCCGGCGAAAGGCGAAAACCCCGTGTTCGGCGGCCATGAGGTGGGCATCGGCTTTGCCGGCACCTGCGACGAGGCGGGCGCCGAACTCGAAGCCATTGCGCTGGCGGGCAAGCGCAGCCTGCGGCTGGCGGCCACGCTGAAACTGATGCGGCCGGCTTAG
- a CDS encoding response regulator transcription factor, which translates to MSEEVAPVVVVAIEISDPELADRLASLLGGVAGIRLVTPGEAAAVALVSREARAALEPADVELTPRERDVLALMAEGASNKAIARQLGISVHTAKFHVGSLLDKLDATGRTDAVAHAARIGVINL; encoded by the coding sequence GTGAGCGAGGAGGTTGCACCGGTCGTTGTGGTCGCCATCGAAATTTCCGATCCGGAGCTGGCGGACCGGCTTGCGTCGCTGCTCGGCGGCGTTGCCGGTATTCGCCTCGTGACGCCGGGGGAGGCCGCCGCGGTCGCGCTCGTGTCACGTGAGGCGCGAGCCGCGCTTGAGCCGGCTGATGTCGAACTTACGCCGCGCGAACGCGATGTGCTCGCGCTGATGGCGGAAGGCGCATCGAACAAGGCTATTGCGAGACAACTTGGAATATCCGTTCACACGGCCAAATTTCACGTCGGCTCGCTGCTCGACAAGCTCGACGCCACCGGCCGAACCGATGCCGTGGCGCACGCGGCGCGAATCGGAGTGATCAACTTGTAA
- a CDS encoding DMT family transporter, which translates to MQHFFLYLLALGAGVSVATQQVLNGSLRTALGSPAWAGLVSYAVGLITMIVAVIALRERVPAWKTAVDVPWYAWSGGVFGAAFILLAILLLPSLGAATLFALVIAGQVLAAVTLDHFGAFGLTPHPIGAARLAGAALLIAGVVLIRE; encoded by the coding sequence GTGCAACATTTCTTCCTCTATCTCCTCGCGCTTGGCGCCGGTGTCAGCGTAGCGACCCAGCAAGTGTTGAACGGTAGCCTGCGCACAGCGCTGGGATCGCCGGCATGGGCAGGATTGGTCAGCTACGCCGTCGGCCTCATCACCATGATCGTTGCTGTGATCGCGCTCCGCGAACGTGTGCCGGCGTGGAAGACGGCGGTCGATGTGCCCTGGTATGCGTGGTCGGGCGGCGTGTTCGGCGCCGCCTTCATCCTGCTGGCGATCTTGTTGTTACCCTCACTCGGCGCGGCGACACTGTTTGCACTTGTCATCGCCGGCCAGGTTCTCGCCGCGGTGACGCTCGATCATTTCGGCGCGTTTGGGCTAACGCCGCACCCCATCGGCGCGGCGCGGCTGGCGGGCGCGGCTCTCCTGATTGCCGGCGTCGTCTTGATCAGGGAGTGA
- a CDS encoding S1C family serine protease yields the protein MTEPTAAILTSFSSALADVVARTTPAIVSVHSHRLRASGFVWKPGLIVTADEALADEGEVSIKFADGTARPASIAGRDHTSDIALLRFDARDMAPVVLSSAVPDLGSLSVVVAAEHGVPTAALGAVSLVGRSWRSLRGGEIDARIELDVRLRPSHEGGLAVNASGEAMGMAVQGVRRVLVIPGATIGRIAGRLETHGRIARGYLGVGLQPVKLDDGVGAMVMSVDKSGPSAAAGIRQGDIIVGWNDENLSSVRSLLRALGPDSVGSVVDVEIRRGGEPVRVKLTIGERADA from the coding sequence ATGACCGAGCCGACCGCAGCCATCCTCACCTCGTTCTCCTCCGCCCTTGCCGATGTCGTTGCCCGAACGACGCCCGCGATCGTTTCGGTGCATTCGCACCGCTTACGGGCCTCGGGATTCGTCTGGAAACCCGGCCTGATCGTGACGGCTGACGAGGCGTTGGCCGACGAAGGCGAAGTCTCGATCAAGTTCGCCGACGGAACGGCGCGGCCGGCCAGCATCGCGGGCCGCGACCACACGAGCGATATCGCCCTGCTGCGATTCGATGCCAGGGATATGGCGCCCGTCGTACTGTCGTCGGCTGTTCCAGACCTCGGCTCGCTGTCGGTCGTGGTTGCCGCCGAGCACGGCGTGCCCACGGCAGCGCTTGGTGCGGTGTCGCTGGTCGGCAGAAGCTGGCGCAGCCTTCGCGGCGGCGAGATCGACGCCAGGATCGAACTCGACGTGCGGCTGCGCCCCAGCCACGAGGGAGGTCTCGCGGTCAATGCCTCCGGCGAAGCGATGGGCATGGCTGTCCAGGGGGTGCGACGCGTTCTTGTCATTCCCGGCGCGACGATCGGCCGGATCGCAGGAAGACTTGAAACCCATGGCCGGATCGCACGGGGCTATCTCGGCGTTGGGCTGCAACCCGTCAAGCTCGACGATGGCGTCGGCGCCATGGTGATGAGTGTCGACAAGTCGGGCCCTTCGGCCGCCGCCGGTATCCGGCAAGGCGATATTATCGTCGGCTGGAACGACGAGAACCTCTCCAGCGTACGCTCGTTGCTTCGAGCACTCGGGCCGGACAGCGTCGGCTCGGTGGTTGACGTCGAGATTCGGCGCGGCGGCGAACCGGTGCGGGTCAAGCTAACGATCGGCGAAAGGGCGGACGCGTGA
- a CDS encoding DUF2267 domain-containing protein: MSATGLEVFDRTLQITNTWLDEMMETLPRDRKLAWHVLGTVLRTIRDRVPANLAAHLGAQLPLLVRGIYYDQWRPSETPKAWRSADEFLSIVAAELSSVKPVGADNAVRAVFRVLNHHVDPHQVEKVRHALPEEVQALWPANNQVSSAA, translated from the coding sequence ATGAGTGCAACAGGCCTGGAAGTATTCGACAGAACGCTCCAAATCACCAACACATGGTTGGACGAAATGATGGAAACGCTGCCGCGCGATCGGAAGCTGGCGTGGCATGTATTGGGCACCGTGCTGCGAACCATTCGCGACCGGGTTCCGGCCAATCTCGCCGCACATCTTGGCGCGCAGCTGCCGCTGTTGGTGCGCGGCATCTACTATGACCAATGGCGGCCGAGTGAAACGCCGAAGGCATGGCGATCGGCAGACGAATTTCTCTCGATCGTTGCAGCAGAACTGAGTTCCGTGAAACCAGTGGGCGCCGATAATGCGGTGCGCGCAGTGTTTCGGGTTCTGAACCACCATGTCGATCCCCATCAGGTCGAGAAGGTCCGGCACGCACTCCCCGAAGAGGTTCAGGCGTTGTGGCCCGCCAACAACCAGGTTTCCTCGGCCGCTTGA
- a CDS encoding glycerophosphodiester phosphodiesterase family protein, with protein sequence MNKKLKYAVVAIVVFAAAIYINNTNHLATHREGKPVLLAHRGIAQRFDERELKNDTCTVARMLPPSHKYLENTIESMRAGFSAGADIVELDVHPTTDGEFAVFHDWTLDCRTDGRGVTREHSMAYLKKLDIGHGYTADGGKTFPFRGKGIGLMPTLTEVLAAFPQQRLLINVKSRDPSEGEKLVAVLSEIAAERRAQIMVYGGDEPVDVVRKHAPHIRTISRATIKGCLLGYIGYGWSGVVPKACRNAMVMLPINVAPWMWGWPDRFLNRMKAANSEVFVLGPYRGGEFSSGIDTPEQFARMPQNYSGGIWTNEIEAIAPLARK encoded by the coding sequence TTGAACAAGAAACTCAAATATGCCGTGGTGGCGATCGTCGTCTTCGCCGCAGCCATCTACATCAACAACACCAACCATCTCGCCACCCATCGGGAAGGCAAGCCTGTCCTGCTGGCGCATCGCGGCATTGCCCAACGCTTCGACGAACGCGAGCTGAAGAACGACACCTGTACGGTAGCGAGAATGCTGCCGCCCAGCCACAAGTATCTGGAGAACACGATCGAATCGATGCGAGCCGGTTTTTCGGCCGGAGCCGACATCGTCGAGCTCGATGTTCATCCCACCACCGACGGCGAGTTCGCGGTGTTTCACGACTGGACGCTGGATTGCCGCACCGACGGGCGCGGCGTCACGCGCGAACACTCCATGGCCTATTTGAAGAAGCTCGACATCGGCCATGGCTATACCGCTGACGGCGGCAAGACGTTTCCGTTTCGCGGCAAGGGCATCGGCCTGATGCCGACGCTCACTGAGGTTCTGGCGGCATTCCCGCAACAGCGCCTCCTGATCAACGTCAAGAGCCGCGATCCGTCGGAGGGAGAGAAGCTCGTGGCCGTGCTGAGCGAGATTGCCGCCGAACGCCGGGCGCAGATTATGGTCTATGGCGGCGACGAGCCGGTGGACGTCGTGCGGAAGCATGCGCCCCATATCAGAACCATCTCGCGCGCCACCATCAAGGGCTGCCTGCTCGGCTATATCGGCTATGGCTGGAGCGGCGTGGTGCCGAAAGCCTGCCGCAACGCGATGGTGATGCTGCCGATCAACGTCGCCCCGTGGATGTGGGGCTGGCCGGACCGTTTCCTGAACCGCATGAAAGCGGCCAACAGCGAGGTCTTCGTGCTCGGCCCCTATCGCGGCGGCGAGTTCTCGAGTGGGATAGATACGCCTGAGCAGTTTGCGCGCATGCCGCAAAACTATTCCGGCGGCATCTGGACCAATGAGATCGAGGCCATCGCGCCGCTCGCACGCAAGTAG
- a CDS encoding MBL fold metallo-hydrolase — MKQLRIGDITIDAAIEREGPWRRPQDFFPAYDETVFKRHLAGMEPEVFDTALGLMVITYQTFVVRTPRHTILVDTCTGENKGHPPPFDFPGKERWRNELFALGISYEQVDYVFCTHLHIDHTGWNTTLRDGRWVPTFPNARYIFHKREYAAWEAENAKGANPPGTVFRDNCLPIMEAGQAVLVDDDYALDDTVTLTPTPGHSPCHCCVNILSRGKRAVVAGDLMHHVIQCREPEWSAKPDWDPKQSAISRRKFFASVAGTDTLILPIHFPTPTVGLITADGDRFDYRFKRD; from the coding sequence ATGAAGCAGCTCAGGATCGGCGACATCACCATCGACGCGGCGATCGAGCGCGAGGGGCCGTGGCGGCGGCCGCAGGATTTTTTCCCGGCCTATGATGAGACGGTGTTCAAGCGTCACCTCGCCGGCATGGAGCCTGAGGTGTTCGACACGGCGCTGGGGCTGATGGTGATCACCTATCAGACCTTCGTCGTCCGCACGCCGCGCCACACCATCCTGGTCGATACCTGCACCGGCGAGAACAAGGGCCATCCGCCGCCATTCGATTTTCCCGGCAAGGAGCGCTGGCGCAACGAGCTGTTCGCGCTCGGCATATCCTACGAGCAGGTGGATTACGTGTTCTGCACCCATCTGCACATCGACCATACCGGCTGGAATACCACGCTGCGTGACGGGCGCTGGGTGCCGACGTTTCCCAATGCCAGGTACATATTTCACAAGAGGGAATATGCAGCGTGGGAGGCGGAGAACGCCAAGGGCGCCAACCCGCCGGGCACGGTCTTTCGCGACAATTGCCTGCCCATCATGGAAGCCGGGCAGGCGGTGCTGGTTGACGACGACTACGCGCTCGACGATACCGTCACGCTGACGCCGACGCCGGGGCATTCGCCCTGTCACTGCTGCGTCAACATCCTCTCAAGGGGCAAACGCGCGGTGGTGGCCGGCGACCTCATGCATCACGTCATCCAGTGCCGTGAGCCGGAATGGTCGGCGAAGCCCGACTGGGATCCGAAGCAGTCGGCAATCTCGCGGCGGAAATTCTTTGCTTCCGTCGCCGGCACCGACACGCTGATCCTGCCAATTCATTTTCCGACACCCACCGTCGGCCTGATTACCGCCGATGGCGACCGCTTCGACTATCGTTTCAAAAGGGACTGA
- a CDS encoding PepSY-associated TM helix domain-containing protein, producing MKARTVRIWSVVHTWSSLISTLFLLLLCVTGLPLIFHHEIDELLGYDPKPEIARPGAVKQSIDEIARTALAHDSGRVLQYILWDKDEPNTVIAFTNNKVDGDPDAATLRAYDAHTAKPLGSVGGGPMLIFLKLHVDMFAGQPGKLFLGAMGFLFLVAIISGVVLYWPFTRRLSFGTLRDKSRRIAWFDWHNLLGAITIAWALVVGATGVINTLAEIMLSQWKATELADMVKPYAGKPPPVHLASLDATLDKARKTAPDMNVSFAAFPGTPFTSSHHFAVFMRGDTPLTSRLLKPVLLDGETGEVSDARDLPVYLKALLVSQPLHFGDYGGMPLKIIWALLDIMTIVVIGSGLYLWIVKRRKHRSHAIVGQPSLQPSE from the coding sequence CTGAAAGCCAGAACCGTTCGCATCTGGTCGGTAGTTCACACCTGGAGCAGCCTGATATCGACGCTGTTCCTGCTGCTGTTGTGCGTCACCGGCCTGCCGCTGATCTTCCATCACGAGATCGACGAGCTGCTCGGCTACGATCCGAAGCCCGAGATCGCCCGGCCGGGTGCCGTGAAACAGAGCATTGACGAGATCGCCCGCACGGCGCTTGCGCACGATTCCGGCCGCGTCCTGCAGTATATTCTGTGGGACAAGGACGAACCGAACACGGTGATCGCCTTCACCAACAACAAGGTTGACGGCGACCCGGATGCGGCGACGCTCAGGGCGTACGATGCACACACCGCCAAGCCGCTCGGCTCGGTCGGTGGCGGCCCGATGCTGATATTCCTGAAACTCCACGTCGACATGTTTGCGGGCCAGCCCGGCAAGCTGTTCCTCGGCGCGATGGGATTCCTGTTCCTGGTCGCGATCATCTCCGGCGTCGTGCTGTACTGGCCGTTCACGCGCCGCCTGAGCTTTGGCACGCTGAGGGACAAGTCGCGCCGTATTGCCTGGTTCGACTGGCACAATCTTTTGGGCGCCATAACCATCGCATGGGCGCTAGTGGTCGGCGCCACCGGCGTCATTAATACGCTCGCCGAGATAATGCTGAGCCAGTGGAAGGCTACCGAACTCGCTGACATGGTCAAGCCCTATGCGGGCAAGCCGCCGCCGGTGCATCTGGCCTCGCTTGACGCAACGCTCGATAAGGCGCGCAAAACCGCGCCCGACATGAATGTCTCGTTCGCCGCCTTTCCGGGCACGCCGTTCACGAGCTCGCATCATTTCGCCGTCTTCATGCGCGGCGACACGCCGCTGACATCGCGGCTGCTCAAGCCGGTGCTGCTGGATGGCGAAACCGGAGAAGTGTCCGATGCGCGCGACCTTCCCGTCTATCTCAAGGCGCTCCTGGTCTCGCAGCCGCTGCATTTCGGCGACTATGGCGGCATGCCGCTGAAGATCATCTGGGCGCTGCTCGATATCATGACCATCGTCGTGATCGGCAGCGGGCTCTATCTATGGATCGTCAAACGCCGCAAGCACCGCAGCCACGCCATCGTGGGGCAACCTTCGTTACAGCCGTCCGAATGA